A single genomic interval of Oncorhynchus gorbuscha isolate QuinsamMale2020 ecotype Even-year linkage group LG25, OgorEven_v1.0, whole genome shotgun sequence harbors:
- the LOC124014220 gene encoding electron transfer flavoprotein regulatory factor 1-like — MANPLRREVRQLYKNLLYLGREYPQGADYFRERLNSAFMKNKDVTDPKEIRKLVDCGEDVIKELGTLYYLREYRTMKKRFYEEELLGLLNIGRPID; from the exons ATGGCCAACCCTTTGAGGAGAGAGGTTAGACAGCTGTACAAGAAT CTACTGTATCTGGGACGGGAATACCCCCAAGGAGCAGACTACTTCAGGGAGCGTCTGAACAGTGCCTTTATGAAGAACAAAGATGTCACAGACCCCAAGGAGATCAGAAAGCTTGTCGACTGTGGAGAAGATGTGATTAAGGAACTGGGGACCCTGTACTATCTGAGGGAATATAGAACCATGAAAAAGCGTTTCTACGAAGAAGAATTGTTAGGCCTGCTGAATATAGGCAGGCCGATAGACTGA